In Brassica napus cultivar Da-Ae chromosome C2, Da-Ae, whole genome shotgun sequence, the sequence GACTTGTCCCCACCTTACTGTATAATAAAATCAAAGCCGTTGGATTAAAGTTTCACCTTACATCTCAAAGTAGTAGACCCTACATTTCTCTCTATATAAATACTCGTCTACTATTTTCGTAAAGAACATCACAAGCAATCAAAGCAAAACACTCATAAAAACATAACAGCTGtctgaatctctctctctcttgtaaTGGCATTCTCAAAATCTCTAGGGTTCATTCTTCTTGCAGCGTTTTTCATTTCCTTCACCGTGGCTCAATCTCCTGCTCCAGCTCCATCTAACGGCGGAGGAAGGAGGATCTCACCGGCGCATTCACCTAAGAAGGCCTTGTCTCCTGCATCGGCTGTTTCTCCTTCTCCTCAAACAGCATTGACTCCAGAATCATCCGCCTCTCCTCCATCGCCGCCTTCCGTGGATTCGCCTTTAGCTGATTCTCCTTCAGATTTGCCGGCTGTTT encodes:
- the LOC106382828 gene encoding classical arabinogalactan protein 1-like; amino-acid sequence: MAFSKSLGFILLAAFFISFTVAQSPAPAPSNGGGRRISPAHSPKKALSPASAVSPSPQTALTPESSASPPSPPSVDSPLADSPSDLPAVSPSSISNSPAQAPAPVSGAVSNSYAVFGSVAVMLSAVVLAM